From the genome of Gorilla gorilla gorilla isolate KB3781 chromosome 4, NHGRI_mGorGor1-v2.1_pri, whole genome shotgun sequence:
AGTTCTCAACATGCATTTGTTGTATGTTACCGAACTGAATTAAGGAAAGTATGGCcgaacgcagtggctcatgcctgtaatcccagcattttgggaggccaaagcaggcagatcacctgaggtcaggagttcgagaccagcctggccaacatggtggaaccccgtcgcTACAAAAactagcccagtgtggtggcacgtgcctgtaatcctagctacttgggaggctgaggcaggagaatggcttgaacccaggaggcggaggttggagtgagccaagaccgcagcattgcactccagcctgggtgtcacagcaagactctgtgtcaaaaaaaaaaaaaaaaaaaaaaagaaagaaagaaagaaaaagaaaagaatgacaaaTTCCAAATAATGAACTCTGAGTGGAGAAAGTTGTCTAACCAGCCTAAGGAGAAAGAACTGTGGAaaagtctttgtttttgttctgttacCCAACTTTATGTCAGGGAAGAAAGAAATCAGCCATAAATTTTGATTGCATTTTCATGACCAAGTCTGTTGAACTCTGTCACTTGCCATGGTAGCTACGATATGCTATTTGCTGGAGTGTGGGCAAACAAGAGAGAACAATGAGCTCTGGTGCAAAGCAGGAAATAACATAAATCATTTCCAGTATGAAGTaagataagagaaaatattggtttaaaatatttggggtcaaggtgggtggatcacttgaggtcaggagttcgagaccagcctggccaacatggcaaaaccctgtctctactcaaatacaaaatttagccggggatagtggcacatgcctgcagtcccagctactagggaggctgaggcagcagaacagcttgaacctaggaggtggaggttgcagtgagctgagatcatgctactgcactccagcctgggtgacagggccagactctgtctcaaaaaaaaacaaaaaaaaaaacaaaactgggggccaggtgcagtggctcatgcctgtaatcccagcacttagggaggctaaggtgggagggtggcttgagcccaggagtcagagaccagctgaacaacatagggagacccccacctctacagaaaaaatatattttttaattagctagtcatggtagtgtgcgcctgtggtcccagctacttgggaggctgagctgggaggatggattgagcccaggaggttgaggatgcagtgagttgtgatcatgctgctgcacaccagcctgggcaacagagtggaaaataaaaatttagggccgggcgcggtggctcacacctataatcccagcactttgggaggccgagtcggacagattatgaggtcaggcgttcgaggccaggagttcaagaccagcctggccaacatggcaaaaccccatctctactaaaaatacaaaaattagccaggcgtggtgacgggcacctgtagtcccagctacttgggaagctaaggcaggagaatcgcttgaacccaggaggcggaggttgccgtgagccaagatggtgccactgcattccagcctgggcgacagagtgagactctgtctcaagaaaaaaaaaaaaattggcagggtacagtggttcatgcctgtaatccagcactttgggtggccaaggtgggtggcctgcttgagcccaggagttcaagaccagcctgggcaatatggtgaaacctcatctctacaaatacaaaaactagctgagcgtggtggtgctcgcctgtggtcccagttactcgagaggctgaggtaggaggatctacCAAGCCtgggagtcaaggctgcagtgagtcctgatcatgccagtgcactctagcctggcaacagagtgagaccctgtctcaaaaaaaaaaaaaaaaaggaaaaagaaaaaaaaaggtaagtggTAAGAAGTAAATAATTCAGTTCAATGATATTCCCTACTCTGGTCCTACCTGTTCACCTGTCAATGTATTCAATGTATAAATACAAGATTACAACTTGTAGGTGGATTgagcactactttttttttttttttttttttaaggtggtacaatgtttctttttcctttttttttttgagacagggtcttgctctgttattcaggctggagtgcagcagtatgatcatagctctctgcagcctccaactcctgggctcaagtgatcctcctccagCCTtcgcctccccaagtgttgggattacagtcatgagccactgcacacagtcttttttttttttttttttcagtttttaattttttttgtgtttttttttgagacagagtttcactcttgttgccccaggctggggtgcgatggcacgatcttggctcaccgcaacctctgcctcccaggttcaagcgattctcctgcctcagcctcccgagtagctgggattacaggaatgtgccaccatgtctggctaattttttttttttttttgtatttttagtagagacggggtttcatcatgttggtcaggctggtctcgaactcccaacctcaggtgatccacccgccttggcctcccaaagtgctaggattacaggcatgagccactgcgctgggctagtttttaatttttatgggtacatagtatgtgtatacatttatggggtacatgaaatgttgctacaggcatgcaatgtgtcataatcacatcatggaaaatggggttgGCCTACTGTTTCTAAAGGTGAAAATGAACAACAGAGTTTCCTATCAGGTAGAACCTTTGGTGCTGTCCACCCCTTTCTAGCCCTTAAATCTGGCAGTTTGAGGTGGCTGCTCCTTGTGTAAGGAGTTGCAGGTATGTGGAGAAGGGTGGAACAGTAAACACAGGATTGCACTGGAAACAGTTcagattaaaataaacaaatcattATCTGCTTGATAAATCTTCTTGGCTAAAACCAATGTAAGTGGGAAGAAAGCCACATGTAGATTGTAGTTTGAAGAATAAAATGGTGAAAAGggatggggcatggtggctcacgtctctaatcccagcactttggtaggccgaggagggcagatcgcttgagctcaggagttcgagaccagcctgggcaatgtggtgaaaccccgtctcaacaaaaaataaacaaaattaactgggtgtggtggcacacacctgtagtcccagatactggggaggctgaggcaggaggattgcttgagcccaggaggcagaggttgcagtaagcagaaaTTGCGCCAATGCAGTCtggcctagatgacagagtgagactctgtctcaaaaaaaaaaaaaaaaaagtgaaaaggcagTGTACCTCAACACTTCCAATAAAGCCAGCACTTTGTGCACTTCCAGAGATGCAAAGCTTGTAAGGAAATGTTTACCTGGTGTCTTATACATAGTTTCACTACTTCTGGGGTAGGCACACTGAATCGATCTTGTCAGTTACCAGAGGACCTCATTCAGAATGCCTAATGATTAAGCAGGATGGAGGAAGAGTAAAAATTTCAACATTACAGCctgcacggtggcacacgcctgtagtcctgaggctgaggcgggaggatggcttgagaccaggagttcgagaccagcctgggcaacataccaagaccctcccgtctcttaaaaaggaaaaattccaaCATTAGGAAATTTATATAATCAAGAGTTGTGTTTATTTCAGTTACTAAGAGACCCTGCTGTTAACCCAAACTCCCACCCAGAGAAGTGTAAAGACTGCCTAGATTTCAGGAAAGCAGGGACAGGGAGTTAACCTAAATTTCCACGGATTCCAAcccactttcctttcctttgccaaTTTTCCCAATCCCCAGAGTCGGGGTCCTCTCGCAGCCAAAGTGTTCAAGACTGAGATACGTGAGGGAAAGGTGAGTGGGCGCAGCACTGCTCTTGGCTGCTCTGCTGCCCTCTCAACGACTCACTTCGCTCACCGCTCCTCTACCACTCACGTCATCACGCACCGACATCTCTCCACATCCTCCGTGCACACCGCTCACCCTCAGGTTCCCAGGCCTCTGTCCTCTTGCCCTTCAGCCGGCCCCGCACTCCAGTTCCCTGGTCTCCGACACACTTACTCACCGACCGAGTCGGGGAGGCTTCTCCCCTCATGCACCATCATCCGGATCTGGATCGCCACCCACACGACCCCACTATTCCCATATTCCTCGCGGCCCGGCTCCAGCCACTCACCTGGTCCTCGCCCCGCAACCGTGGCCGGTCCCCTGGCAGCCCATCGCCCTCATCGCTGGCGGGGTCGCCGGGCCCTTCGTAACCTAGGACGTGAGGGCAGCCGCGGAAAGCGAAGTCTTCGAGCTCCCGCAGAAGGCGCTGCTGCTCCGCCGGCGCCCCGCGCACCACCTGGCGCAGGCGGAACTGCACCTGCGCGAAGTGCGAGGACAGCGCCAGCAGCGCCGAGTCCAGCCGCCGCCGCTCTGCCCGCAGCCGCCGCAGCGTCCGGCCCGGCGAATCCGGCGGGGAGCCCGGGGCCGCGCCAGGCTCCTCGGCCGTCGCCTCTTCTAAAAACGCGGTTGCCCCAGGCCGGGCCTCCGCCACCGCCCCCACTGGGGCCCAGCGCACCGCCTCGCACGGTGGCAGcggctcctcttcctcctcctcttcgtcTTTCGCCTTTGGCCCAACAGCCGCCACCACCGTTACCGGCTCTGCAGCCGCTTCGACAGCCGCCATCTTCCCGGAAACGCCGCCGCACGTCAGCCGCGCCCCCCCTGCTGCCATGGCAACGGCGCGGTGGCCTGGAACCCCAGGGGAGTGGTGGGCGGGGCCTGAAGTACCGAAGTCCCCGAGGGCGCGCCTTCCCCGGGAATTTAATTCAGGACAATAATGTTTTATTGAGCGCCTATTGTGAATCAGACACTGAGCAGTAAGCGTCGGAGAAACAAGTGAATGATACCAGGGAAAAGTCATTCCCTGTGTGTAGCGTCTAGGGCAGCCTTTGCCCTGGTTCCAGCAGATGGGTTGTCTCTTCCTAGTCTATGCATTTCTGAAGACCCCACGGTGAAGGGCTGCAAGGATGAAGCTGTCCCAGAGTATCTCCAGAGTGCAGATCCCTTGGCTGCCAGGTCatgttctctcttcctctcaACTGTTCTCCCGACCATATAAGGAGAGGCAGCTGCTGGGGGCGTCCCCAGGATCTAAAGATAGCGGCCCCTGCCTGGAACTCTAAATGCCACCCTGGAGCGGGAGCCGCAATGGCACGGTGAGTGTTTCCGGCTCCGGTGCTCCCCCTGGCCCTTTTCCCTGGAGATTCCCTGCTCCAAGTCTTCTGGGCGCTCCAGGTTCTGTGAGGCCCCACGGGAGCCCCGGACCCCTGGTCTCTGTAGCTGTGGGGTGAGGGAAGGTGTGACCTGAATGTTCTCCCTGACCTCCTAGTTTCCTAGACTTGCACGTTCTATTCTTCCCAGGTTCACACTCACCACACCCACCCACTCCTGTCATTCCCTTCCCTTTCACCCCCTCTGTCTCATTTAGCTCCACTTGGAAAAAACTGGCATCAAAGGTCCCTGGGTAGTCCCTTCCCAAATGACCTCAGTCTTCCCTCTCCCACCCCTATGAAGCCACACCTCAACTTCTCTTCAGGCAGCACGCCCGGACCTTGTGGTACGACAGGCCCAGGTATGTGTTCATGGAGTTTTGTGTTGAGGACAGCACCGATGTCCACGTGCTTATTGAGGATCACCGCATTGTGTTCAGGTAGTGGCCCTGCCGTCTGAGGGCCTGGCTTCCCAGGAACCTACCCCTTCTCCTAATGTCCCCACACGGAGTATTCCGCATCTCCTCAGCTTCATTGTCTCCTCAGCTGCAAGAATGCCGATGGAGTGGAGTTGTACAATGAGATTGAGTTCTATGCCAAAGTGAACTCCAAGGTAAGGGTGAAATGGGACAGTAAGGTTTGGATGGAAACCAGGCTGCCCAGGGAAACTGGAGATTAATTCTAAACCCCAGACCCTAAGAATGAGGCTCTCTATCTGGCAGGACTCCCAGGATAAGCGCTCTTCCCGCTCTATTACTTGTTTTgtgagaaaatggaaggaaaaggtGGCCTGGCCGCGGCTTACCAAGGAAGATATCAAGGTGGGTGTGTGGAAAGTGGCCTGCTTCTTCTCTCCATGTACCCAGGTTACAGCTGGGATTGCCCTTGCCTCCTTTCCAGCCAATATTCAATCACTCACCAAGTCCtgcctaatctttttttttccaactgtattagtctctcttatttttaatttttatttctttatttattttgagacggagtttcgctcttgttgcccaggctggagtgcaatggcgtgatctcagctcaccatggcctccgcctcccgggttcaagcaattctcctgcctcagcctcctgggtagctgggattacaggcatgcaccaccacgcccagctaattttgtatttttagtagagatggggtttctccttgttgctcaggctggtctcgaactcccaacttcaggtgatctgcccgcctcggcctcccaaagtgctgggattacaggcgtgagccaccgcgcctggcttattttttaacttaaagttctgggatacatgtgcagaacatgcaggtttgttacataggtatacgtgtgccatggtggtttgctgcatctatcaacctgtCATGTAGGTTTTAAGTCCTGcatacattagctatttgtcctgagtctctttttactctcttggtAATCTCTCCCAGTTAACTACTTTCGTTGTAGGTGATGAAATGTGTAAGACTCCACTTCAGCTATTTGCACTGCTATGAACATGGTCTTTCCCTTTACTGCAACTCACAATCAAAACCTTtgattctttttgtgtgtgtgtttgtgtgagatggattctcactcccgtagcacaggctggagtgcagtggcgcgatcttggcccactgcaacatccacttcccgggttcaagcgattctccttcctcagcctcctgagtagctgggattactggcttgtgccaccacgcctggctaatttttgtatttttagtagagacggggtttcaccatattggtcaggctggtcttgaattcctgacctcaggtggtctacccatctcagcctcccaaactgctaggattacaggcgtgagccaacgtgcccagccatttctttttcttttttctttctttctgttttgttttttttgattcggagtttcgctcttgttgcccaggctggagtgcaatggcatgatcgcagctcactacacctccgcctcccagattcaagcgattctcctgcctcagtctcccgagtagctgtgattacaggcatgtgccaccacacccggctaattttgtatttttagtagagacagtgtttcaacatgttggccaggctggtctcaaactcctgaccacaggtgatccacctgcatcggcctcctaaagtgctgggattacagctgtgagccaccgcacccggcctctgccAATTCTTGTTTTCTATATTCCAGTCCCAGAAGTAGTTTCCACTGTAGAAATTAATTGATGagtcttattctttctttctttctctctctctctctctctccctccctctctctctctttcctttttcttcttttctttttttttttttgagacggagtttctctcttgttgcccaggctggagtgcaatggcgccatctcggctcactgcaatctccgcctcctgggttcaagcgattctcctttgtcagcctcctgagtagctgggattacaggcgtgtgccaccacgcccggctaatttttgtatttttttttttttttttgagatagagtctcactctgtcacccaggctggagtgcagtggcgtgatctcagctcactgcaacctctgtctcctgggttcaagtgattctccttcctcagcctcctgagtagctgggattacaggtgcccaccaccatgcccagctaattgttgtatttttaatagagacagggtttcaccatgttggccaggctggtcttgaactcctgacctcaggtgatccgctcgcctcagcctcccaaagtgctgggattacaggtgtaagccaccgcacctggtcattttttgtatttttagtagagatggggttttgccatgttgactaggctggtctcgaacttcagacctcaggtgatctgcctgcctcagcctcccagggtgctggaattacag
Proteins encoded in this window:
- the PTGES3L gene encoding putative protein PTGES3L isoform X2 is translated as MFSLPLNCSPDHIRRGSCWGRPQDLKIAAPAWNSKCHPGAGAAMARQHARTLWYDRPRYVFMEFCVEDSTDVHVLIEDHRIVFSCKNADGVELYNEIEFYAKVNSKDSQDKRSSRSITCFVRKWKEKVAWPRLTKEDIKLLKKVSTKRPPPAMDDLDDDSDSADATSN
- the PTGES3L gene encoding putative protein PTGES3L isoform X1, coding for MFSLPLNCSPDHIRRGSCWGRPQDLKIAAPAWNSKCHPGAGAAMARQHARTLWYDRPRYVFMEFCVEDSTDVHVLIEDHRIVFSCKNADGVELYNEIEFYAKVNSKDSQDKRSSRSITCFVRKWKEKVAWPRLTKEDIKPVWLSVDFDNWRDWEGDEEMELAHVEHYAELLKKVSTKRPPPAMDDLDDDSDSADATSN
- the PTGES3L gene encoding putative protein PTGES3L isoform X3; protein product: MFSLPLNCSPDHIRRGSCWGRPQDLKIAAPAWNSKCHPGAGAAMARQHARTLWYDRPRYVFMEFCVEDSTDVHVLIEDHRIVFSCKNADGVELYNEIEFYAKVNSKPVWLSVDFDNWRDWEGDEEMELAHVEHYAELLKKVSTKRPPPAMDDLDDDSDSADATSN